From the Candidatus Atribacteria bacterium genome, the window AAAGATAAGATAGTAAAAAAAGTAAAAAATAATGAAGGATAATATTTTGATATGTTGGAAATCGGAATGATGCTAAAAATTGCAGGAATTTTTGTATGCAGTATGCTAATGATTATCCTGGGGAAGATCGATGAAAAGAGAAAAATTCCCACAGGATATAAATTAATCTTTCAGATTTTAATTTCTTTGATTATAATTTATTCCGGAGTTAAAATAGAATTTTTACGCGCTCCTTCCTCCTCATCAGGAGGGTATCTTTATCTAAACTATTTATCTATCCCCTTAACTCTTATCTGGCTGATAAGCATTACTAACTCAATTAGCCAGGAAGATGAACTGGGGGATATCACTCCCTATATTGTCTTTGTCGCTTCCCTCACTTTTTTAATGGTTTCTCTTATACAGAGGCAGGGATTAATTTTGGCGGAAGTGCTATCTTTGATAATGGCAACGGTTTCATATATTTTTATTAAATATATCCCCCGGGGAAAATTTTCTTCATATTATATGTCTTTTGGATTTATATTAGCGGTGATTGCAATCGTGGGCGTATCCAAGAGTACAGCAGCTTTAACCTTACTGATTCCTCTTTTAATTTTGGGTGTACCGATTATAGACAGTTCCTATTCTATTGTGGCAAATTATGCCCGTCAAGAAAGCTCAATTCCGGGTATTATAGGAGGGAAATTTTCCTTATTTTCAGAAAACGGAAACGGAGGAAACAGGAGCAGATTAAGGCAGATACTGCAATTTTACGGATTCTCCGCACCGGGAGCGAATTTAACCATTATCGGGGTTTCTCTCTACTTAAGCATATCAGCTTTTATTATTTCTATCTACCAGAACTTCTATCTGTTGCTAACTTTAACTGCTTTTGGCTGGGCAGTTTTTGGATTGTTGAAGAATAAGGTTCACTCAGAGGAATTAATTATCGGAAGAGATAATTTAACCAAACGGATAAATCTCTTTCAAGTAGGAATTGATCAGGTGGATAATCAGAAAGCTATTCAAAAAATAGAGGAATTTATTATATCTAAAAAACCTCATCAAGTTGTTACTCCGGATACTTTGGCTGTTTTACGAACAAGAAAAGATCCTGAATATCATGACATATTAAAATCTGCGGATCTGGTTACTCCCGATGGAGCAGGCATTTTATGGGCTGCTACTACCTTAAATTATCCTTTAGCTGAAAGGGTCACCGGTATAGATATAATACAAAATATATGCATATTAGCCGCCAAGAAGGGATATTCTCTATATCTTTTGGGTTCTTGTCCCGGTGTTGCTAGTAAGGCTGCCTTAAATCTAAACAAGAAATATCCGGGAATAAAAATAGTCGGAACCCACCATGGTTATTTTGATATTGAAGATTCTGAGAATCACGATAGGATTAAAAGTAATAGTTGTACTGGCGACAGTATAGAAGAAGAGGTTATAACTGAGATCAGAGAAAATAAACCGGATATATTATTAGTGGGTATGGGTGTACCCAAACAAGAAAAGTGGATTAGTAAAAATTTGGAAAAATTAAATGTGCCAGTATGTATAGGGGTAGGGGGAAGTTTTGACGTCCTTTCCGGTAGGATACCGCGAGCACCATTATGGATGCAAAAACACGGAATGGAATGGATTTA encodes:
- a CDS encoding WecB/TagA/CpsF family glycosyltransferase, encoding MLEIGMMLKIAGIFVCSMLMIILGKIDEKRKIPTGYKLIFQILISLIIIYSGVKIEFLRAPSSSSGGYLYLNYLSIPLTLIWLISITNSISQEDELGDITPYIVFVASLTFLMVSLIQRQGLILAEVLSLIMATVSYIFIKYIPRGKFSSYYMSFGFILAVIAIVGVSKSTAALTLLIPLLILGVPIIDSSYSIVANYARQESSIPGIIGGKFSLFSENGNGGNRSRLRQILQFYGFSAPGANLTIIGVSLYLSISAFIISIYQNFYLLLTLTAFGWAVFGLLKNKVHSEELIIGRDNLTKRINLFQVGIDQVDNQKAIQKIEEFIISKKPHQVVTPDTLAVLRTRKDPEYHDILKSADLVTPDGAGILWAATTLNYPLAERVTGIDIIQNICILAAKKGYSLYLLGSCPGVASKAALNLNKKYPGIKIVGTHHGYFDIEDSENHDRIKSNSCTGDSIEEEVITEIRENKPDILLVGMGVPKQEKWISKNLEKLNVPVCIGVGGSFDVLSGRIPRAPLWMQKHGMEWIYRSFKQPKRTFRALALFYFIWLVIVGKIVYSLKEVE